Proteins encoded in a region of the Flavobacterium sp. PMTSA4 genome:
- a CDS encoding serine protease, with protein sequence MNFLENLEPLLKAFWYIALPVSLFFILQTILTFTGFGGADADVEVEVESHDVSDAPFELFSLRNLINFLLGFSWTGISFYDVIENKSVLIIVAVVVGIIFVGLFFFIIKQIMRLGENNSFTIDKTLNQTGTVYLTIPEKKSGRGKIQISINGSYHELDAVTENEKLETGSIVRVIGVDQNALVLVEKI encoded by the coding sequence ATGAACTTTCTCGAAAACTTGGAACCTTTACTTAAAGCGTTTTGGTATATCGCTTTGCCTGTAAGTTTGTTTTTTATTTTACAAACCATCCTCACCTTCACTGGTTTTGGCGGTGCCGATGCCGACGTGGAAGTAGAAGTAGAAAGCCATGACGTTAGTGATGCACCGTTTGAATTATTCAGTTTACGTAACCTCATCAACTTTTTGCTGGGTTTCAGCTGGACAGGTATTTCGTTCTACGATGTCATAGAAAACAAAAGCGTTTTGATTATCGTTGCCGTTGTGGTAGGTATTATCTTTGTAGGCTTGTTCTTCTTCATCATCAAGCAGATTATGCGTTTGGGAGAAAACAACTCGTTTACTATCGATAAAACCCTAAACCAAACCGGAACAGTTTATCTTACCATTCCCGAAAAGAAATCAGGAAGAGGTAAAATTCAAATCAGCATTAATGGTTCCTATCACGAATTGGATGCTGTTACTGAAAATGAAAAGCTAGAAACTGGAAGCATCGTAAGAGTTATTGGTGTAGACCAAAACGCATTAGTATTAGTAGAAAAAATTTAA
- a CDS encoding nuclear transport factor 2 family protein, with amino-acid sequence MNKPLLFALTLCLCLASCNSAKKAAADTQPKYEIKDQELYNQIVAMDKTFFDAYNTCDLDKQATIYADDIEFYHDLGGLSTSKQDILEGTKNNICGKVTRELVAGTIEVYPIKNYGAVEIGYHKFHNKQEPNAVSHPSKFIIMWHYTNNQWKINKVVSLH; translated from the coding sequence ATGAATAAACCACTACTCTTTGCGCTAACCCTATGCCTCTGCCTCGCCTCTTGTAATTCTGCAAAGAAAGCAGCAGCCGATACACAGCCCAAATACGAAATAAAAGACCAGGAACTCTACAACCAGATTGTAGCGATGGACAAAACCTTTTTTGATGCCTACAACACTTGCGATTTAGACAAACAAGCCACCATCTATGCCGACGATATTGAGTTTTACCACGACCTCGGCGGTCTCTCAACCTCAAAACAAGACATCCTTGAAGGTACCAAAAATAACATCTGCGGAAAAGTAACCCGCGAACTCGTAGCAGGAACCATAGAAGTCTATCCCATTAAAAACTATGGCGCCGTAGAAATTGGCTACCACAAATTCCACAACAAACAGGAACCAAACGCCGTTTCACATCCCAGCAAGTTCATCATCATGTGGCACTACACCAACAACCAATGGAAAATCAATAAAGTAGTAAGCCTGCATTAA
- a CDS encoding alkaline phosphatase PhoX, producing the protein MYQNYLRNSVLLAVAGLLSFSCQNEDATSGEANVAARKVDFQLTSTTPPLAVAQPGFENLTINSLISSEDILPLSTGFVYGAQPDGAGFMKDPNSNGFVMITNHEILKSVSRVFFDANLTPKKGEYIVDAVGGQTRLCSATLATPQIHGFGPVFLTAGESGEESMVHGIDPFGLISDKSRTDRVLPALGKASMENAVPLPKNTFPNKTVIIIGEDQSYSTSHASAGQLLMYMSENVGDLSNGKLYALKRNDGNQVEMSMTVGSTYGVSFVEIPNAKNLTGAAINTTVNNLGAIRFSRVEDVDYKKGNKKDNREIYFTATGQASANMPVAGYTMWGRVYRLKMDDHNPLAGTLEVVVEGDSTPGTGIINPDNVCVTENYVYIQEDGDSYYAAAQHDSYIWQYNIATRELRPWMTMNHQRTNPSWNAEFNTVNEMRYGSWEYGAMEDISNVIGVPGTFILNIHPHTWQKDAFLNADGSGLNTNKEGGQTLLIRNVQR; encoded by the coding sequence ATGTATCAAAATTATTTAAGAAATTCGGTGCTGTTGGCAGTAGCTGGATTATTGTCTTTTAGCTGTCAAAACGAAGACGCTACAAGTGGTGAAGCAAACGTTGCTGCTAGAAAAGTTGATTTTCAATTAACTTCTACTACTCCGCCTTTAGCAGTTGCTCAACCAGGATTTGAGAATTTGACTATTAACTCATTAATCAGTAGTGAAGACATTTTACCATTATCTACAGGATTTGTTTATGGCGCTCAACCTGATGGTGCTGGTTTTATGAAAGACCCAAACTCTAACGGTTTTGTAATGATTACAAATCACGAGATTTTAAAATCAGTTTCAAGAGTATTCTTTGATGCTAATTTAACACCTAAGAAAGGAGAATATATTGTTGACGCTGTTGGTGGTCAAACAAGATTGTGTTCTGCTACATTAGCAACTCCACAAATTCATGGTTTTGGTCCAGTATTTTTAACAGCTGGTGAAAGTGGTGAAGAAAGTATGGTTCACGGTATTGATCCATTCGGATTGATATCTGATAAAAGCAGAACAGACAGAGTATTGCCTGCTTTAGGTAAAGCAAGTATGGAAAATGCTGTTCCTCTTCCAAAAAACACATTCCCAAACAAAACTGTTATCATTATTGGTGAAGACCAATCATACAGCACATCACACGCAAGTGCAGGACAATTATTAATGTATATGTCTGAAAATGTTGGTGATTTATCAAATGGTAAATTATATGCTTTAAAAAGAAACGACGGAAACCAAGTTGAAATGTCAATGACTGTTGGTTCTACTTATGGTGTAAGCTTTGTTGAGATTCCAAATGCTAAAAACTTAACTGGTGCAGCTATCAACACTACTGTAAACAACTTAGGTGCAATTCGTTTTTCAAGAGTTGAAGATGTTGACTATAAAAAAGGAAACAAAAAAGACAACAGAGAAATCTATTTCACTGCAACAGGACAAGCGAGTGCAAACATGCCAGTAGCAGGTTACACTATGTGGGGAAGAGTTTACCGTTTAAAAATGGACGACCACAACCCACTTGCAGGAACACTTGAGGTAGTTGTTGAAGGTGATTCTACTCCTGGGACTGGAATTATCAATCCAGATAACGTTTGTGTGACTGAAAACTATGTTTACATTCAAGAAGACGGAGATTCATACTATGCAGCAGCTCAACACGATTCATACATTTGGCAATATAACATTGCAACAAGAGAATTAAGACCTTGGATGACTATGAATCATCAAAGAACTAACCCAAGCTGGAATGCTGAATTCAACACAGTAAACGAAATGAGATATGGTAGCTGGGAATATGGTGCTATGGAAGACATTTCAAATGTTATTGGAGTTCCTGGAACATTTATCCTAAACATTCATCCTCATACATGGCAAAAAGATGCTTTCTTAAATGCTGATGGTAGTGGTTTGAATACTAACAAAGAAGGAGGACAAACGTTGTTAATCAGAAACGTTCAACGCTAA
- a CDS encoding choice-of-anchor B family protein: MKTKLLLALFLTSSLSFSQTVCTAGFAGTFPCNMVDLMANLTPAQIGGTSNTQGNDCWGWTDPLTNKEYALMGCTSHTAFVDITNPAAPIYLGKVVSTNGVNSLWRDIKVYNNYAFIVSEATGHGMQVFDLTRLRNQTAPQTFTPDAHYTGFGRCHNIAINEATGFAYCIGSNTFSGGAHVVNIQNPLNPVLALGYSAQGYTHDAQIVTYNGPDTAHVGKELFFGCNEDKVVIVDMTNKANPVLLSTFTYSNTAYTHQGWLTPDHKYFIIGDELDESNFGFNTRSIVINVSDIDNPVLNFNYTGTSPAIDHNGYTKGSQFHLASYRAGYRIMDMTNIETGSMNEVGFFDTYPASNSAQFNGAWSVYPYFPSGNIIVSDIERGLFVLRLQSPLLNNQQIAKNKVALAPNPANDLLTITSEVEMNTIQVFDTLGKTIYTTNLNNTLTATLDVSQFQKGLYFVKVNDLQVQKLMVN; encoded by the coding sequence ATGAAAACAAAACTACTTTTAGCATTATTCTTAACGAGTTCATTATCTTTTAGTCAAACGGTTTGTACGGCTGGTTTTGCAGGAACGTTTCCTTGTAATATGGTTGATTTGATGGCTAATTTAACACCTGCTCAAATTGGCGGCACATCCAATACGCAAGGTAACGATTGTTGGGGTTGGACTGACCCGTTGACTAATAAAGAATATGCTTTGATGGGTTGCACCAGTCATACCGCTTTTGTAGATATTACTAATCCGGCTGCTCCAATTTATCTTGGAAAAGTGGTTTCAACCAATGGGGTAAACAGTCTTTGGCGTGATATTAAAGTGTATAATAATTATGCTTTTATCGTTTCAGAAGCTACAGGACATGGAATGCAAGTGTTTGATTTGACGAGATTGCGCAATCAAACGGCACCACAAACTTTTACTCCCGATGCACATTATACTGGTTTTGGAAGATGTCATAATATTGCAATCAATGAGGCAACGGGTTTTGCTTATTGTATAGGTTCCAATACTTTTTCAGGTGGTGCACATGTGGTAAATATTCAAAATCCTTTAAATCCAGTTTTGGCATTGGGTTACAGTGCACAAGGTTATACACACGATGCACAAATTGTAACCTATAACGGTCCTGATACTGCTCATGTAGGTAAGGAATTGTTTTTTGGATGTAATGAAGATAAAGTAGTGATTGTTGACATGACCAATAAAGCCAACCCGGTTTTGTTGTCAACGTTTACTTATTCTAATACGGCTTATACGCATCAAGGTTGGTTAACGCCTGACCATAAATATTTTATCATTGGTGATGAATTGGATGAGAGTAACTTTGGATTCAATACACGTTCAATAGTAATCAATGTATCAGATATTGATAATCCGGTGCTAAACTTTAACTACACTGGAACTTCGCCAGCTATTGACCACAATGGTTATACAAAAGGCAGTCAGTTTCATTTGGCAAGTTACCGCGCAGGCTACCGAATTATGGACATGACTAACATCGAAACAGGTTCGATGAACGAAGTTGGTTTTTTTGATACGTATCCGGCTAGTAACAGCGCACAGTTTAATGGTGCGTGGAGTGTGTATCCTTATTTTCCAAGCGGTAACATTATTGTTAGTGATATTGAGCGTGGTTTGTTTGTTTTACGTTTGCAAAGTCCGCTGTTAAACAATCAGCAAATTGCTAAAAACAAAGTAGCGCTTGCGCCAAATCCTGCAAATGACCTACTTACTATTACCAGTGAAGTAGAAATGAATACCATTCAGGTATTTGACACGCTGGGGAAAACAATTTATACTACGAATTTAAATAATACATTGACAGCAACTTTAGATGTGAGTCAATTTCAAAAAGGATTGTATTTTGTAAAAGTCAATGATTTGCAAGTACAAAAACTGATGGTAAATTAA
- a CDS encoding flotillin family protein, with product MSQIIIIVVAVVVLFVTITALISRYKRCPSDKILVIYGKTGGTSAKCVHGGGAFIWPVIQDYAYLDLKPISIEANLTNALSRQNIRVDVPCRFTIAISTEADSMNTAAERLLGLSPDQIQELAKDILFGQLRLVIATMTIEEINSDRDKFLDNISKNVDSELKKIGLKLINVNVTDIKDESGYIEALGKEAAAKAINEAKISVAEQEKIGETGKAMADREKDVQIAETHRDRDVKIAITNKDKEVSIAEAFKDESIGKAEAQRDTRVKTSEANAIAIQGENEAKIAIAQSEATRREKEAEALRIALASEKVQSAKALEESYVAEQKAEQARAERERSTQNANVVIPAEIAKQKAIIDAQAEAERIRVQAKGEADAIFAKMEAEAKGLYEILTKQAEGYREVVGAAGGDPTKAFQLLLIEKLPELVKTQVEAVKNIKIDKITVWDSGNNTDGNGSTANFVSGMMKTVPPLNDLFNMAGLNLPTYLKGENPTEESSVQTETKTDDNSEEKI from the coding sequence ATGTCACAAATTATTATTATCGTGGTTGCTGTTGTAGTGTTGTTTGTTACTATAACCGCGTTGATTTCTCGTTACAAACGTTGTCCATCAGATAAAATTTTAGTTATCTATGGAAAAACAGGTGGCACGTCTGCAAAGTGTGTTCATGGTGGTGGAGCTTTCATTTGGCCTGTAATTCAAGACTATGCTTATCTTGATTTAAAACCCATTTCCATTGAAGCCAATCTAACCAATGCACTTTCAAGACAAAATATTCGTGTGGATGTTCCATGTCGTTTTACTATCGCTATTTCTACCGAAGCCGATAGTATGAATACGGCTGCTGAGCGTCTTTTAGGATTAAGTCCCGACCAGATTCAGGAGTTGGCAAAAGACATTCTTTTTGGTCAGTTGCGTTTAGTTATCGCTACCATGACTATTGAAGAAATCAACTCTGATAGAGATAAGTTCTTAGACAACATCTCTAAAAACGTAGATTCTGAGTTAAAGAAAATTGGTTTGAAACTGATAAACGTAAACGTTACCGATATCAAAGACGAATCAGGTTATATTGAAGCTTTGGGTAAAGAAGCAGCGGCGAAAGCTATTAACGAAGCTAAAATTTCGGTAGCCGAGCAAGAAAAAATCGGGGAAACTGGTAAAGCAATGGCCGACCGTGAAAAAGACGTTCAAATTGCCGAAACACACCGTGACCGTGATGTGAAAATTGCTATTACCAACAAAGACAAAGAAGTTAGCATAGCCGAAGCTTTTAAAGATGAAAGTATTGGTAAAGCTGAAGCGCAAAGAGATACCCGTGTAAAAACCTCAGAAGCCAATGCTATTGCTATCCAAGGGGAAAACGAAGCCAAGATTGCCATTGCACAATCGGAAGCTACCCGTAGAGAAAAAGAAGCCGAAGCGTTGCGTATTGCCTTAGCGTCTGAAAAAGTACAAAGTGCAAAAGCATTAGAAGAATCATACGTTGCAGAGCAAAAAGCAGAGCAAGCACGTGCCGAAAGAGAACGCTCTACGCAAAATGCCAACGTGGTTATTCCTGCGGAAATTGCCAAACAAAAAGCCATCATCGATGCTCAAGCAGAAGCAGAACGCATCCGTGTTCAGGCAAAAGGGGAAGCTGATGCTATCTTTGCTAAGATGGAAGCCGAAGCAAAAGGTTTGTATGAAATACTAACCAAGCAAGCCGAAGGGTATCGCGAAGTTGTTGGTGCTGCTGGTGGTGACCCAACCAAAGCGTTCCAATTATTGTTAATTGAAAAATTACCAGAATTGGTGAAAACACAAGTTGAAGCTGTGAAAAACATCAAGATTGATAAAATCACTGTTTGGGATTCAGGTAACAATACCGATGGTAATGGTTCTACCGCCAATTTCGTTTCGGGTATGATGAAAACCGTGCCACCGTTGAACGATTTGTTTAACATGGCAGGATTGAATTTGCCTACTTACTTAAAAGGGGAAAACCCAACAGAAGAAAGCAGCGTTCAAACCGAAACCAAAACCGATGACAACAGCGAAGAGAAAATCTAA
- a CDS encoding tail fiber domain-containing protein has product MKKETLLLVFYLISQSLYSQVGINTTTPNAQLEIKSTNQATPTNTDGILIPKVDAFPATLPTAAQQGMLVYLTTTVGANPPGFYYWNNPTTTWIGIGGGATGSTLDQAYDFGGAGLGKTITADAGALTIAGTDGLASTGTLGSGAVALAGDGVKMFWNPRKAAFRAGESIAGFWDDANVGQHSVAFGIYSLASGNFSSAFGNANATGAGSFAAGYQATASGISSLAFGRFTTASGSYSSAFGLTNTSYSIGETVLGIGATPYTISTNGNTQFRAANAADRLFVVGNAVDLNNNNSVDDGTFATDERRNAFTILKSGRVSIGNITPGGQFELSLNEGRKPGTTTWTVTSDERLKTVNSLYNKGLNEIMQLRPVLYNYKNVGSKTFEKEVLETEFSGFLAQEVQPLFPEAVGADDDGYLNFNMHPILVASINAIKELKAENDSLKAELINQNELLDELLERVQNLENKN; this is encoded by the coding sequence ATGAAAAAGGAAACATTATTACTCGTTTTTTATTTAATTTCTCAATCATTGTATTCGCAAGTAGGTATTAACACTACAACCCCAAATGCGCAACTAGAAATTAAATCTACTAATCAAGCCACCCCAACAAATACTGACGGAATTCTTATTCCTAAGGTAGATGCCTTTCCCGCAACTTTACCCACAGCGGCACAACAAGGAATGTTGGTTTATTTAACTACTACCGTGGGTGCTAACCCTCCAGGTTTTTATTATTGGAATAACCCCACGACCACGTGGATTGGTATAGGCGGAGGAGCAACTGGGAGTACTTTAGACCAAGCTTATGACTTTGGTGGCGCAGGACTTGGTAAAACCATAACGGCAGATGCAGGAGCTTTAACCATAGCAGGAACAGATGGTTTGGCAAGTACCGGAACTTTGGGTAGTGGCGCTGTAGCTCTAGCGGGTGATGGCGTAAAAATGTTTTGGAATCCCAGAAAAGCTGCATTTAGAGCAGGAGAATCAATAGCCGGTTTTTGGGACGATGCCAATGTAGGTCAACATTCTGTAGCCTTTGGAATTTATTCTCTAGCCAGTGGAAATTTTTCAAGTGCTTTTGGGAATGCAAATGCTACGGGTGCTGGCTCATTTGCAGCAGGGTATCAAGCTACCGCAAGTGGAATCAGTTCTCTAGCTTTTGGTCGTTTTACGACAGCCAGTGGGTCTTATTCTAGCGCTTTCGGACTTACAAATACTAGTTATAGTATAGGGGAAACTGTTTTGGGAATTGGAGCAACACCTTATACCATCAGTACAAATGGAAATACTCAGTTTAGAGCAGCCAATGCCGCAGACCGTTTATTTGTGGTGGGAAATGCTGTTGATTTAAACAATAACAATTCAGTAGACGACGGGACATTTGCCACAGACGAAAGAAGAAACGCTTTTACCATTCTAAAAAGTGGTAGAGTTTCTATAGGAAACATTACACCAGGTGGACAATTTGAATTATCGTTAAATGAAGGAAGAAAACCAGGTACTACTACATGGACAGTAACTTCAGACGAAAGACTAAAAACAGTGAATAGTTTATATAATAAAGGATTAAATGAAATTATGCAATTAAGACCTGTACTGTATAATTACAAAAATGTAGGTTCAAAAACATTTGAAAAAGAAGTCCTTGAAACGGAGTTTTCGGGTTTTTTAGCACAAGAAGTGCAACCTCTTTTCCCAGAAGCGGTTGGTGCAGATGACGATGGGTATTTAAACTTTAATATGCATCCTATTCTAGTTGCTTCTATCAACGCAATAAAAGAGCTAAAAGCAGAAAATGACAGTCTAAAAGCTGAATTAATAAATCAAAATGAATTACTTGATGAACTATTAGAACGTGTACAAAATTTAGAGAATAAAAACTAA
- a CDS encoding cytochrome c peroxidase: protein MKISTITKIYTLFFTSLFFISCQTEYKKTTIKEELVKQLDDLKIEIEQFKVVVEQDQPLEKIQTAFNKTRAAYKKVEWAVEYFTPDPARFINGPALDELEVEENKFLPPNGFQVIEEFIFPEYDPQNKSTLIREIAVLKGNIAQVTNHLNAITLSPDLVLDATKLEVYRILTLGITGFDSPVALQSIKETPYSLNGLLPIIEKLNVNNSKEEKELKKLISEAVRFCEKNTYFNQFDRANFIKLYLNPISGRLVAFQKDNNITMVNRNSVVNQNSGTLFSAESFNVDAFIPSKEYLYSDAKAALGKELFYETKLSKSNDRSCASCHHPDKAFTDGLKTNSSLLGLKLPRNTPTLTYASLQNAQFWDMRQADLEKQSLAVIQNRDEMHGDLKNSIPLLEKEPKYQSLFQKAFNTTSNIEEWQVQNAIASYIRSLNKFNSKFDLYFQSKGSFTEEEKLGFNLFAGKAKCATCHFIPLFNGTVPPVYRKTEQEVIGTPQTNKGLAISEDLGRYYQYKMPQLKNAFKTPTLRNVALTAPYMHNGVYDSLEQVVDFYNKGGGVGMGLHIENQTLPPDNLNLTKAEEKALIAFLKTLTDE, encoded by the coding sequence ATGAAAATCAGTACTATTACCAAAATTTACACGCTATTCTTTACCTCCTTATTCTTTATTAGTTGCCAAACTGAATATAAAAAAACAACGATTAAAGAAGAACTTGTTAAGCAACTTGATGATTTGAAAATTGAAATTGAACAATTTAAAGTTGTAGTTGAACAAGACCAACCTTTAGAAAAAATACAAACCGCTTTTAATAAAACCCGTGCTGCTTATAAAAAGGTAGAATGGGCAGTTGAATATTTCACTCCCGATCCAGCACGATTTATAAACGGACCTGCTTTAGATGAACTAGAAGTAGAAGAAAACAAATTTTTACCTCCAAATGGTTTTCAGGTTATTGAGGAATTCATTTTCCCAGAATACGACCCGCAAAACAAATCTACTTTGATTAGAGAGATTGCTGTATTAAAAGGCAACATTGCTCAAGTTACCAATCATTTAAATGCTATAACTCTTTCACCTGATTTAGTTTTAGATGCCACAAAATTAGAAGTCTACAGAATACTGACACTTGGTATTACTGGGTTTGATTCGCCAGTAGCATTACAATCGATAAAAGAAACACCTTATAGCTTGAATGGTTTATTACCAATAATAGAAAAACTGAACGTAAACAACTCTAAAGAAGAAAAGGAATTAAAAAAACTAATAAGCGAAGCGGTTCGTTTTTGTGAAAAGAATACCTACTTCAATCAATTTGACAGAGCTAATTTTATCAAGTTGTATCTTAACCCGATAAGTGGAAGATTAGTAGCTTTTCAAAAAGACAACAACATTACAATGGTAAACCGAAACAGTGTTGTGAATCAAAATTCAGGAACGTTATTCTCTGCTGAAAGCTTTAATGTAGATGCTTTTATTCCTTCTAAAGAATATCTTTATAGCGATGCAAAAGCTGCTTTGGGAAAAGAACTTTTTTATGAAACTAAATTGTCAAAATCAAACGACCGAAGTTGTGCTTCCTGTCATCATCCTGATAAAGCTTTTACTGATGGCTTGAAAACAAACTCATCACTACTTGGATTAAAACTTCCAAGAAACACTCCTACACTTACCTATGCTTCACTTCAGAATGCTCAATTCTGGGATATGCGTCAAGCTGATTTAGAAAAGCAAAGTTTGGCTGTTATTCAAAATAGAGATGAAATGCATGGCGATTTAAAAAACAGCATTCCTCTTCTTGAAAAAGAACCAAAATACCAATCGCTTTTTCAAAAAGCATTTAACACAACTTCAAACATTGAAGAATGGCAGGTTCAAAATGCTATTGCTTCTTATATTCGCTCGCTGAACAAATTCAATTCAAAATTCGACTTATATTTCCAATCTAAAGGTTCTTTTACTGAAGAAGAAAAATTAGGTTTCAATTTGTTTGCAGGAAAAGCAAAATGTGCCACTTGTCATTTTATTCCATTATTCAACGGAACGGTACCGCCAGTTTATCGAAAAACAGAACAGGAAGTTATTGGAACTCCTCAAACAAATAAAGGCTTGGCTATTAGTGAAGATTTGGGTAGATATTATCAATACAAAATGCCTCAATTGAAAAATGCATTCAAAACACCTACACTTAGAAACGTAGCATTGACTGCACCTTACATGCATAATGGTGTTTATGATTCACTAGAACAAGTGGTTGATTTTTATAACAAAGGTGGTGGCGTTGGAATGGGGTTACATATAGAAAATCAAACCTTACCTCCAGATAATTTAAATCTTACTAAAGCAGAAGAAAAAGCACTTATTGCCTTTCTTAAGACTTTGACAGATGAATAA